CCTCCACACCGCCGATTGGCATTTGGGTAAACGTCTCGACCGTTTTTCTAGATTAGAAGAACAGGTTTTAGTGATGAACGAAATTGTTGACATCGCAGATCGTGAAAATGTTGATCTGGTTTTGATTGCCGGAGATTTATTCGACAACTTTAATCCGAGTGTTGAGGCGACGGAACTTTTTTATAAAACTTTGAAGAGTTTATCATTAAATGGAAAGCGTCCTGTTATTGCGATTTCCGGGAATCATGATTCGCCAAGTTTGATTGATGCACCCGATCCTTTAGCGCGCGAATGCGGTATTATTTTAATCGGACATCCAAAAGCGACAATCAATCCTTTTGAACTTGAATATTTCAAAATTTCAAAATCAACAGAAGGTTTTATTGAATTGGAATTTAAAAATCAAAATTTCCCAGTCAGAATTTTGCACACTCCTTATGCAAATGAGGTTCGTTTAAAAGAATATTTTGGAGAGAATAAAGAAGAGGAACTCAATAGAGTTTTAGCCGAAAACTGGAAAAAAACGGCTGATGAATTTTGCGATCAAAACGGTATTAATCTTTTGATAACACATTTGTATATGAACAAAAAAGGCGCTCCGATTTTGGAAGAACCGGAAGGTGAAAAACCAATTAAAATTGGAAATGCAGATCTTGTTTTTTCAGATATTATTCCGCAGCAGATTCAATATACAGCTTTAGGACATTTGCATGGTTTTCAAAATATAGGAACTGATGAAAAGCCTGTTGTCTATTCATCTTCGCCTTTGTGTTACAGCTTTAGCGAAGCCGGACAAACGAAATATGTTTCCATTATTGAAGCTGAACCCAATAAAAATGTTTCATTTGAGAAGATCGCTTTACAAAGCGGTAAAAAACTCGTCAGAAAAACGTTTGACTCCATTGAAAATACAATTGAATGGCTGAAAGAAAACCCAAATACTTTAGTTGAATTGACCTTAGAAAGTGAAACTTTTTTAAAAGCCGAAGAGAGAAAACTCATCTATCAATCGCACAGCGGAATTGTACATCTCATTCCGAAAGTTAAAAATCAGGGTTTTAATGAAAATCAATTAAGTGAAATCAACCTAAGTCAGGATATTCAGACTTTGTTCAACAATTATTTTAAATCTAAAAACGGCGGTCAGGAAGCCAATGAAGAACTCATTAATTTGTTTAACGAAATTGTTAGTTCTGATAAATAATATATTTTATTAAACCATTAAGAAGTTTCAGGTTATAAGGTTTTTAAGGGTCTTTTTAAATTTTACTTAAAAGTTCTTTTTGTCATTCTGAATGAAATTTTGCGAAGCATTATGAAATGAAGAATCTTTTAAAATACAAATATTTAAGATTTTTCGACTCCACTTCGTTGCGCTCAAAATGACAACAATGCAATATTAATTTTTGAAATCAAACATAACATTATGATTCCAATTCAACTGACTTTAGAAGGTCTTTATTCTTATCAGGAACGTCAGAAAATCAATTTTGAAAATCTTACGGAAGCAGGTCTTTTCGGAATTTTCGGTTCTGTCGGTTCCGGGAAATCTTCTATTTTGGAAGCCATTTCTTTTGCGTTGTACGGCGAAACGGAGCGTCTCAATTCAAGAGACAAACGTGCTTACAATATGATGAATTTGAAATCGAATAAATCTTACATTGAGTTTGATTTCATCAATTTTGAAAACAAAAAATTCCGTGCTACAAGAGAGTTTAAACGTAATTCTAAAAATTTTGAAGATGTAAAGACTCCGAGCGTTACTTTCTATGAATGGAAAAATGAAAACTGGATTCCTTTGGAACATTCCAATGCTGAAAAACTCATTGGTTTGAGTTATGCCAATTTTAAGCGAACCATTATTATTCCTCAAGGTCAGTTTAAAGAATTTTTAGAATTGGGCGCGACGGACAGAACGAATATGATGAAGGAAATTTTCAG
Above is a genomic segment from Chryseobacterium mulctrae containing:
- the sbcD gene encoding metallophosphoesterase family protein, whose protein sequence is MKILHTADWHLGKRLDRFSRLEEQVLVMNEIVDIADRENVDLVLIAGDLFDNFNPSVEATELFYKTLKSLSLNGKRPVIAISGNHDSPSLIDAPDPLARECGIILIGHPKATINPFELEYFKISKSTEGFIELEFKNQNFPVRILHTPYANEVRLKEYFGENKEEELNRVLAENWKKTADEFCDQNGINLLITHLYMNKKGAPILEEPEGEKPIKIGNADLVFSDIIPQQIQYTALGHLHGFQNIGTDEKPVVYSSSPLCYSFSEAGQTKYVSIIEAEPNKNVSFEKIALQSGKKLVRKTFDSIENTIEWLKENPNTLVELTLESETFLKAEERKLIYQSHSGIVHLIPKVKNQGFNENQLSEINLSQDIQTLFNNYFKSKNGGQEANEELINLFNEIVSSDK